One Paramisgurnus dabryanus chromosome 9, PD_genome_1.1, whole genome shotgun sequence DNA segment encodes these proteins:
- the myo7aa gene encoding myosin VIIAa has product MVILQQGDYVWLDLKTGREFEVPIGAVVKLCDSGQIQVLDDEGNEHWISPQNATNIKPMHPTSIHGVEDMIRLGDLNEAGILRNLLIRYREHLIYTNCGGRTYTGSILVAVNPYQLLPIYTADQIRLYTNKKIGEMPPHIFAIADNCYFNMQRNNKDQCCIISGESGAGKTESTKLILQFLAAISGQHSWIEQQVLEANPILEAFGNAKTIRNDNSSRFGKYIDIHFNKRGAIEGAKIEQYLLEKSRVCRQARDERNYHIFYCMLKGMTPDQKKKLGLGKATDYTYLTIGNCTVCDGRDDMKEYSNIRSAMKVLMFTDKENWEISKLLAAILHMGNLTYEPRTYDNLDACEVVRCSDLTTAAVLLEVDFKDLMNCLTSRTIITRGETVSTPLSIEQALDVRDAFVKGIYGRLFVWIVEKINAAIYKPPSLELKAVRRSIGLLDIFGFENFTVNSFEQLCINFANENLQQFFVRHVFKLEQEEYNLENINWQHIEFTDNQDALDMIAIKPMNIISLIDEESKFPKGTDTTMLNKLNSQHKLNTNYIPPKNTYETQFGIQHFAGVVYYETKGFLEKNRDTLHGDIIQLVHSSKNKFIKQIFQADVAMGAETRKRSPTLSSQFKRSLELLMRTLSVCQPFFVRCIKPNEFKKPMLFDRELCVRQLRYSGMMETIRIRRAGYPIRYTFVEFVDRYRVLMPGVKPAYKQEDLRGTCQRIAEAVLGRDDDWQMGKTKIFLKDHHDMLLEIERDKAITDKVILIQKVVRGFKDRSNFLKMKKSAMLIQKRWRGYYCRKNYGAMRAGFSRLQALYRSRKLYHTYHVARQRITLFQGRCRGCLVRRAFRHRLWAVITIQAYTRGMIARRLYKRLKGEYRRRLEAEKMRLADEQKLKNKMSARKAKEEAERKHQERLAQLAREDAEREKKEREEARRKKEMLDQMERARHEPVNDSDMVDKMFGFLGTTNSFPGQEGQAPAGFEDLERTHRELQEDDLDEALPLPEEDEEDLSEYKFAKFSATYFQGTTTCTYVRRPLKQPLLFHEDEGDQLAALAVWITILRFMGDLPEPKYHTAISDGSEKIPVMTKIYETLGKKTYKRELQALQGEGENSHTDSHKKSSVRHKLVSLTLKKKSKITEEVTKRLNDGENMVHGNSMLEDRPTSNLEKLHFIIGNGILRPGLRDEIYCQICKQLTQNPSKSSHARGWILISLCVGCFAPSEKFVKYLRNFISEGPPGYAPYCEERLRRTFVNGTRTQPPSWLELQATKSKKPIMLPVTFMDGTTKTLLTDSATTAMELCSALADKISLHDRFGFSLYIALFDKVSSLGSGNDHVMDAVSQCEQYAKEQGAQERNAPWRLFFRKEVFTPWHDPTEDGVATNLIYQQIVRGVKFGEYRCDKEEDLAELASQQYYVDYGSEILVERLLSLIPSYVPDREISSAKTVERWAQLIMAAHKKGIYTQKRVDPQKVKEEVVDFARYKWPLLFSRFYEAFKFSGPSLPKNDVIVAVNWTGVYFVDEQEQVLLELSFPEITGVSSSKGGKHQAQSFTLATIKADEYTFTSNNAEDIRDLVVTFLEGLRKRSKFVVAIQDNPSPASNDSTFLGFLKGDLILLDQDTGEQVMTSGWAHGTNDRTKQRGDFPADCVYVLPTVIRPSPDIVALVTMTPDQRQESVRISHVPMMESTERVKPYTLEEFSYDYFRPPPKHTLSRVMITKNRGKDKLWSCTREPIKQALLKKCVNHEELSQEACMAFIAMMKYMGDYPSKRTRSVNELTDQIFEGALKAEPLKDEIYCQIIKQLTDNHIKYSEEKGWELLWLCTGLIPPSNVLLPHVQRFLQSKKHHPLASDCMQRLQKALRNGSRKYPPHLVEVEAIQHKTTQIFHKVYFPDDTDEAFEVESSTKAKDFCLNISTRLLLKSPEGFSLFVKISDKVISVPEGDFFFDFVRHLTDWIKKSRPAKDGIVPSLTYQVFFMKKLWTATVPGKDSFADSIFHYYQELPKYLRGYHKCSRDEVFQLGALIYRVKFEDDKSHFPSIPKMLKELIPQDLIRQLSPDDWKRSIVAYFNRHAGKSREEAKLMFLKIIFKWPTFGSAFFEVKQTTEPNFPEILLIALNKYGVSLIDPKNKDILITYPFTKISNWSSGNTYFHITIGNLVQGSKLLCETSLGYKMDDLLTSYISQMLTSMSRQRNTRAQSK; this is encoded by the exons CTTTTGGGAATGCTAAGACCATCCGAAATGACAACTCTAGTCGCTTTGGGAAGTACATCGACATCCACTTCAATAAGAGAGGAGCTATAGAGGGAGCAAAGATCGAGCAGTATCTTCTGGAGAAATCCAGAGTGTGTCGACAG GCGCGTGATGAGAGGAACTACCACATTTTTTACTGTATGTTGAAGGGTATGACTCCAGACCAGAAGAAAAAACTTGGCTTGGGTAAAGCCACAGACTACACCTATCTGACTATA GGAAACTGCACTGTTTGTGACGGTCGTGATGATATGAAGGAATACTCCAACATCCGATCGGCTATGAAGGTCCTGATGTTTACAGATAAAGAGAACTGGGAGATATCAAAGCTGCTTGCTGCCATTCTGCACATGGGCAACCTGACCTACGAGC CCCGGACGTATGATAATTTGGATGCCTGTGAGGTGGTGCGCTGCTCAGATCTCACCACTGCAGCTGTTTTATTAGAG GTGGACTTTAAGGACCTGATGAATTGTTTGACTAGTCGAACTATAATAACTCGTGGCGAGACTGTGTCTACACCTCTCAGTATAGAGCAAGCTCTGGATGTCCGGGATGCGTTTGTGAAG GGAATATATGGACGATTGTTTGTGTGGATTGTTGAGAAAATCAATGCAGCCATTTATAAGCCACCATCCCTCGAGCTGAAAGCAGTGAGAAGATCCATCGGCCTGCTGGATATATTCGGCTTTGAAAACTTCACCGTTAACAG CTTTGAACAGCTGTGTATCAACTTTGCCAATGAGAACCTGCAGCAGTTCTTCGTCCGTCATGTTTTTAAACTGGAACAGGAGGAATATAACCTAGAGAACATCAACTGGCAACACATCGAGTTCACAGACAACCAGGACGCTTTAGACATGATCGCCATAAAGCCCATGAACATCATCTCGCTTATAGATGAAGAGAGCAAGTTTCCCAAG gGTACAGACACCACCATGCTGAACAAACTGAACTCTCAACACAAACTCAACACAAACTACATTCCTCCCAAAAACACGTATGAAACACAGTTTGGTATCCAGCACTTTGCCGGTGTGGTGTACTACGAGACAAAAG GGTTTTTGGAGAAGAATCGAGATACTCTTCATGGTGACATCATTCAACTCGTACACTCATCCAAGAACAAATTCATCAAGCAGATCTTTCAGGCTGACGTCGCCATG GGGGCGGAGACCAGAAAACGTTCCCCGACCCTGAGCAGTCAGTTCAAGCGATCTCTCGAGCTGTTGATGCGCACATTGAGCGTCTGTCAGCCATTTTTCGTTCGTTGCATCAAACCCAACGAGTTCAAGAAGCCCATG CTGTTTGATCGAGAGCTGTGCGTGAGGCAGCTCCGGTATTCGGGAATGATGGAGACCATCCGGATCCGCCGGGCCGGATATCCCATCCGTTACACTTTCGTTGAGTTTGTGGACAGATATCGTGTTTTGATGCCTGGAGTGAAACCTGCATACAAACAG GAGGACCTGAGAGGAACCTGCCAGCGGATCGCTGAAGCTGTTTTGGGTCGAGATGATGACTGGCAGATGGGAAAGACCAAGATATTCCTGAAG GATCATCATGATATGCTTTTGGAAATTGAACGAGATAAAGCCATTACCGACAAGGTCATTCTCATTCAGAAAGTGGTGCGAGGTTTTAAAGACAG ATCCAATTTCCTGAAAATGAAGAAGTCGGCCATGTTGATCCAGAAGAGATGGAGGGGTTATTACTGCCGGAAGAATTACGGAGCG ATGCGAGCAGGATTCTCACGTCTGCAGGCCTTGTATCGATCTCGTAAACTCTACCACACATATCACGTCGCACGACAGAGGATTACGTTGTTTCAGGGCCGCTGTCGAGGTTGTCTGGTTCGACGGGCGTTCAGACATCGACTCTGGGCCGTCATCACCATCCAGGCCTACACGAGGGGCATGATCGCCCGAAGACTTTATAAGAGACTTAAAGGAGAG TACCGCCGACGTTTAGAAGCAGAAAAGATGCGTCTAGCCGATGAGCAGAAGCTCAAGAACAAGATGAGCGCCAGGAAGGCCAAAGAGGAGGCTGAGAGGAAACACCAGGAGCGTTTGGCTCAGCTGGCACGAGAGGATGCCGAACGAGAGAAGAAAGAGCGAGAGGAGGCCaggagaaaaaaagaaatgttgGATCAGATGGAGAGAGCTCGACACGAGCCGGTCAATGACTCTGATATGGTAGACAAGATGTTTGGATTTCTGGGTACCACAAACTCCTTTCCTGGTCAGGAGGGACAAGCACCAGCTGGATTTGAG GATCTGGAGAGAACACACCGGGAACTCCAGGAAGACGACCTGGACGAAGCTCTTCCTCTACCGGAAGAAGATGAGGAAGACTTGTCTGAGTACAAATTTGCCAAGTTCTCCGCCACGTATTTTCAGGGAACGACCACGTGCACTTACGTACGGCGGCCACTCAAACAACCTTTGCTGTTTCATGAAGATGAAGGAGACCAGTTG GCTGCCCTGGCCGTGTGGATCACGATACTGAGGTTTATGGGCGACCTACCAGAACCTAAATATCACACGGCCATCAGTGACGGCAGCGAGAAGATTCCCGTCATGACCAAAATCTACGAGACGCTTGGCAAGAAAACATACAAGAGAGAGCTGCAGGCTTTGCAGGGAGAGGGAGAG AACTCTCACACAGACAGTCATAAGAAAAGCAGTGTACGACACAAACTTGTGTCACTCACCCTAAAGAAGAAATCAAAGATTACAGAAGAG GTGACCAAACGGCTGAATGATGGTGAAAATATGGTACATGGGAACAGCATGCTGGAGGATCGACCCACATCCAACCTGGAGAAGTTACACTTTATTATCGGCAATGGTATCCTCCGACCGGGCCTGAG AGATGAGATTTACTGTCAGATCTGTAAGCAGCTGACCCAGAATCCATCTAAAAGCAGTCACGCCCGTGGCTGGATACTCATTTCTCTCTGTGTGGGCTGCTTTGCACCATCTGAGAAGTTTGTGAAG TACCTGAGAAACTTCATCAGTGAAGGTCCACCTGGTTATGCTCCGTATTGTGAGGAGAGACTCAGGAGAACGTTTGTCAACGGTACCCGAACACAGCCTCCGTCCTGGCTGGAGCTTCAG GCCACCAAATCAAAAAAGCCTATAATGCTTCCCGTGACGTTCATGGATGGAACCACAAAGACCCTGCTGACGGATTCTGCCACGACGGCCATGGAGCTCTGCAGCGCTTTAGCAGATAAGATCAGTCTTCATGACCGCTTCGGTTTCTCGCTCTATATCGCCCTGTTTGACAAG GTGTCCTCTCTGGGCAGTGGTAATGATCACGTGATGGATGCCGTGTCTCAGTGTGAACAGTACGCTAAAGAACAGGGAGCACAGGAGCGTAACGCCCCCTGGAGGCTGTTTTTCAGAAAAGAGGTCTTCACACCCTGGCATGATCCGACTGAGGACGGCGTAGCTACAAACCTCATCTACCAGCAGATCGTACGAGGGGTGAAGTTTGGGGAATATCGCTGTGATAAG GAGGAGGATCTGGCAGAGCTGGCATCGCAGCAGTATTATGTGGACTACGGCTCTGAGATTCTTGTGGAGCGTCTGTTGAGTCTCATTCCATCCTACGTCCCTGATAGAGAGATCAGCTCGGCCAAAACTGTAGAGAGATGGGCTCAACTCATCATGGCTGCACACAAAAAG GGCATCTATACTCAGAAGAGAGTAGATCCTCAGAAAGTCAAAGAAGAAGTGGTTGATTTTGCCCGTTACAAGTGGCCTTTGTTATTCTCAAGATTTTACGAGGCCTTTAAATTTTCAG GTCCCAGTCTACCCAAGAATGATGTGATAGTGGCTGTGAACTGGACAGGTGTTTACTTTGTGGATGAACAGGAGCAGGTTCTCCTTGAGCTTTCTTTCCCTGAGATCACCGGCGTTTCCAGCAGCAA AGGGGGAAAGCATCAAGCTCAAAGTTTCACCCTTGCCACCATTAAAGCGGACGAGTACACTTTCACCTCCAATAATGCAGAGGACATACGAGATCTGGTGGTCACCTTCCTGGAGGGTCTCAGGAAAAGATCCAAGTTTGTTGTGGCCATACAGGACAATCCCAGCCCAG CCAGCAATGATTCAACGTTCCTGGGTTTCCTGAAAGGTGATCTGATTCTGTTGGATCAGGACACGGGTGAGCAGGTCATGACATCGGGCTGGGCTCACGGCACCAATGACAGAACCAAACAGAGAGGAGATTTCCCTGCAGATTGCGTGTATGTGCTGCCTACCGTCATCAGACCTTCACCTGATATTGTG GCTTTGGTTACTATGACACCGGATCAGCGTCAGGAGTCGGTCCGGATTTCCCACGTGCCCATGATGGAGAGTACAGAGAGAGTAAAGCCATACACATTGGAGGAGTTCTCTTATGACTACTTCAG ACCTCCTCCCAAACACACACTCAGCAGAGTGATGATCACCAAAAACCGAGGGAAAGACAAACTGTGGAGCTGCACACGAGAGCCCATCAAACAAGCCCTACTGAAGAAATGTGTGAACCATGAGGAGCTTTCACAAGAGGCCTGCATGGCCTTCATTG CTATGATGAAATATATGGGCGATTATCCATCCAAACGGACGCGATCTGTGAATGAGCTGACGGATCAGATCTTCGAGGGCGCGCTGAAGGCGGAGCCTCTGAAAGATGAGATCTACTGTCAGATAATTAAACAGCTGACCGACAACCACATCAA GTACAGCGAGGAGAAAGGTTGGGAGCTGCTCTGGTTGTGTACTGGTCTCATTCCTCCCAGTAACGTCCTGTTGCCGCATGTCCAGAGATTCCTGCAGTCGAAGAAACATCATCCACTGGCTTCCGACTGCATGCAGAGACTGCAGAAAGCTTTACG GAATGGCTCTCGGAAGTATCCCCCTCACCTGGTTGAAGTGGAGGCCATTCAACATAAGACCACGCAGATCTTTCATAAAGTCTATTTCCCTGATGACACAGATGAG GCTTTTGAGGTTGAGTCCAGCACAAAAGCCAAAGACTTTTGTCTCAACATCTCTACTAGACTGCTGCTGAAATCACCAGAAGGCTTTAGTCTGTTTGTCAAGATATCTGATAAG GTGATCAGTGTACCTGAGGGGGATTTCTTCTTTGACTTTGTCCGGCATTTGACTGACTGGATAAAGAAATCTAGACCAGCTAAAGACG GTATAGTTCCTTCACTGACCTaccaggtgttttttatgaagaAGTTGTGGACGGCCACAGTTCCAGGGAAAGACTCTTTTGCAGACTCTATCTTTCATTATTATCAG GAATTACCCAAGTATCTTCGTGGATATCACAAGTGCTCCAGAGACGAGGTTTTCCAGCTTGGTGCCCTGATCTACCGAGTCAAATTTGAAGATGACAAATCCCACTTTCCCAGCATTCCCAAAATGCTAAAGGAGCTCATTCCTCAGGATCTGATACGCCAACTCTCACCGGACGACTGGAAGAGG TCAATTGTGGCATACTTCAACAGACACGCTGGTAAATCAAGGGAGGAAGCCAAACTAATGTTTCTCAAGATCATTTTCAAATGGCCCACGTTTGGTTCTGCTTTCTTTGAAGTGAAG CAAACCACCGAGCCAAACTTTCCTGAGATACTGCTGATAGCCCTAAACAAATATGGAGTCAGTCTGATCGACCCCAAAAACAAG GATATTTTAATCACGTATCCCTTCACGAAGATTTCCAACTGGAGCAGTGGAAACACATATTTCCACATTACCATTGGAAACCTGGTTCAGGGCAGCAAACTTCTGTGTGAGACATCACTG GGTTATAAAATGGATGACCTGTTGACGTCCTACATTAGCCAGATGCTGACCAGTATGAGTAGGCAGCGTAACACTCGCGCTCAAAGCAAGTGA